In a single window of the Hirundo rustica isolate bHirRus1 chromosome 7, bHirRus1.pri.v3, whole genome shotgun sequence genome:
- the WIPF1 gene encoding LOW QUALITY PROTEIN: WAS/WASL-interacting protein family member 1 (The sequence of the model RefSeq protein was modified relative to this genomic sequence to represent the inferred CDS: deleted 1 base in 1 codon), which produces MPVPPPPAPPPPPTLALANTEKPSLSRSEQAGRNALLSDITKGKKLKKTVTNDRSAPILDKPKGSAGGGGGGFGGGGSGGGGGFGGGSGGGFGGGGPPGLGGLFQAGMPKLRCTASRDADAGGGRPPVLPPGGRSAAAKPFSPPSGPPRFPGPPSAPRSAAPDPQRSRVPPPRPDAGSKPEAAPPPVPSTPRPVASGLHNRGSPPVPGLSRQPSLGPSPPPFPGSRGAGSAAPLRQPGPGAALPFSGRPPLPPTPGRPAEDKPPPPPPPPAGHRPPAAREASLPPPQSGKPPVPAAPRPALGAPAPPLPPGRPGPPPVPPAPAGGDEMPRLPQRNVSLGSCPAPGGGRSGPLPPPPGERPPPPVRDPPGRSGPLPPPPPLSRNGSTSRALPTTPQPPSRAGLDSQRGGPRPPLPPDRPGSAAPPPPPPPSAAVRNGFQDPGDDEWESRFSFHPISDLPPPEPYVPMNRSYPSKLARNDSRGGSVRKERGAPPLPPIPR; this is translated from the exons ATGCCTgtgcctcctcctccagctccccctCCACCACCAACACTGGCCTTG gcAAATACTGAAAAGCCATCCCTAAGCAGGTCAGAACAAGCAGGGCGAAATGCTCTATTATCTGATattaccaaaggaaaaaagctcaAGAAGACGGTTACTAATGACAGAAGTGCTCCAATTCTAGACA AACCCAAAGGATCTGCTGGAGGTGGCGGCGGTGGCTTTGGAGGAGGTGGCAGTGGCGGCGGcgggggttttggtggtggcagtggtggtggcTTTGGTGGCGGTGGACCACCTGGCCTTGGAGGCCTTTTTCAAGCAGGAATGCCAAAGCTGAGATGTACTGCAAGTCGAGATGCTG ACGCCGGGGGAGGCCGGCCGCCCGTGCTGCCGCCCGGaggccgctccgccgccgccaaGCCCTTCTCGCCGCCGAGCGGCCCGCCGCGCTTCCCGGGGCCGCCCTCGGCGCCGCGCAGCGCCGCCCCGGACCCGCAGAGGAGCCGCGTGCCGCCGCCCAGGCCCGACGCCGGCTCGAAGCCCgaggcggcgccgccgccggtGCCCAGCACGCCCCGGCCCGTCGCCTCCGGCCTGCACAACCGCGGGTCGCCGCCGGTGCCCGGGCTGAGCCGGCAGCCCAGCTTGGGGCCCTCGCCCCCGCCCTTCCCGGGCAGCCGGGGCGCGGGGTCGGCCGCGCCCCTCCGGCAGCCGGGCCCCGGCGCGGCGCTCCCCTTCTCGGGccggccgccgctgccgcccaCCCCGGGCAGGCCGGCGGAGGACaagccgccgcccccgccgccgccccccgccgggcaccggccgcccgccgcccgggAGGCGTCTCTGCCGCCGCCGCAGAGCGGCAAACCGCCCGTt cccgccgccccccggcccgCCCTCGGCGCCCCGGcgcccccgctgccccccggcaggccggggccgcccccggtcccgcccgcccccgccggcgGAGACGAGATGCCGCGGCTGCCGCAGAGGAACGTCTCGCTGGGGTCGTGCCCGGCGCCCGGCGGGGGCCGCTCCGGACCGCTGCCCCCGCCGCCCGGCGAGAGGCCGCCGCCGCCCGTCAGAGACCCGCCCGGGCGCTCAG GCCCGCTCCCGCCCCCTCCTCCCTTAAGCAGGAACGGAAGCACTTCGAGGGCTCTGCCCACTACTCCGCAGCCGCCTtcccgggcagggctggacaGCCAGAGGGGTGGGCCGCGACCTCCGCTTCCCCCCGACCGGCCGGGctcggccgcgccgccgcctccgccgccgccttcagctgctgtcagaaaCGGCTTCCAGGACCCAGGCGATG atgaatgggaaagcagattttcttttcatccGATATCTGATTTGCCACCTCCAGAGCCATATGTACCCATGAACAGAAGTTATCCCAGTAAACTAGCAAGAAATGACAGTAGAG gTGGGTCTGTCCGAAAAGAAAGAGGTGCCCCCCCGCTCCCGCCTATACCAAGGTGA